One part of the Nocardioides zeae genome encodes these proteins:
- a CDS encoding energy-coupling factor transporter transmembrane component T — MSGRAAVARLPRELHPLAWWGWAVGLAAAASTTSNPYLQLLLVAVACVVVVARRTDHPWARVFHLYLAVGALIVVLRVLFRLLVGGAYGTRVLVDLPEIPLPDAVLGIQLLGPVTQEALLGGLYDGLRLATIVICVGAANALANPKRLMASMPAALYEVGTALVVAVNVMPQLAQSVRRVRAAQRLRPSPAGRARRWTSIRRVLVPVLEDALDRSLALAAGMDTRGYGRSGTATRAQRLRTGALMLGGMVGIGVGVYGVLDLTAPRWLALPMLALGVALAVAGMVASGRRVGRTRYRPAPWRWPEVVVVATGVAVLAAFLVLRGTEPRVLEPDLLAAPVVSVAALAASLLGLVALLAPPPPGPDGGAR; from the coding sequence GTGAGCGGGCGGGCGGCGGTCGCCCGCCTGCCCCGTGAGCTGCACCCGCTCGCGTGGTGGGGCTGGGCCGTCGGGCTGGCCGCGGCGGCGTCCACCACGTCGAACCCCTACCTCCAGCTGCTGCTCGTCGCGGTGGCGTGCGTCGTGGTGGTGGCCCGACGGACCGACCACCCGTGGGCACGCGTCTTCCACCTCTACCTCGCCGTCGGGGCGCTCATCGTCGTGCTCCGGGTGCTGTTCCGGCTGCTCGTCGGGGGCGCCTACGGCACGCGCGTGCTCGTCGACCTGCCCGAGATCCCGCTGCCTGACGCGGTCCTCGGCATCCAGCTCCTCGGGCCCGTCACGCAGGAGGCGCTGCTCGGCGGGCTCTACGACGGCCTGCGCCTCGCGACCATCGTCATCTGCGTCGGCGCCGCCAACGCCCTCGCCAACCCCAAGCGGCTGATGGCCTCGATGCCGGCGGCGCTCTACGAGGTCGGCACCGCCCTCGTCGTCGCCGTCAACGTGATGCCCCAGCTCGCGCAGTCGGTACGCCGCGTGCGCGCCGCCCAGCGCCTCCGCCCGTCGCCCGCGGGCCGGGCGCGGCGGTGGACGAGCATCCGACGGGTGCTCGTGCCGGTGCTGGAGGACGCGCTCGACCGGTCCCTGGCCCTGGCGGCCGGGATGGACACGCGCGGCTACGGCCGGTCCGGCACGGCGACCCGGGCGCAGCGCCTGCGCACCGGGGCCCTCATGCTGGGAGGCATGGTCGGGATCGGCGTGGGCGTCTACGGGGTGCTCGACCTCACCGCTCCCCGCTGGCTGGCGCTGCCGATGCTGGCGCTCGGCGTGGCGCTGGCGGTGGCCGGCATGGTCGCCTCGGGACGGCGGGTGGGACGCACGCGCTACCGACCGGCGCCCTGGCGGTGGCCCGAGGTCGTCGTCGTGGCGACGGGCGTCGCCGTGCTGGCCGCCTTCCTGGTGCTGCGGGGCACCGAGCCGCGCGTGCTCGAGCCCGACCTGCTCGCGGCCCCCGTGGTGAGCGTCGCGGCCCTGGCGGCCTCGCTGCTGGGGCTGGTGGCGCTGCTCGCGCCGCCACCGCCCGGTCCCGACGGGGGTGCGCGGTGA
- a CDS encoding prenyltransferase/squalene oxidase repeat-containing protein, translated as MSLRHLIGPRAGALAVAAVAATATTAALLPPLTASAATPAVTAVTEDGYDTAPAEAAAAWLTAQLAEGDGVLQTSYGPNTSATVDAGRSFYYAGDDEAVAAVTDAVEPLAASYTGDNGFGTLVSAGGTAKLLTLVQYAGGDATSYGDVDLVERLEGQVTVDGPAEGRIFDTFDPENEFAADYANGFGQAFAVEALNSAGSDLAPLATAFLLEQQCADGGFRLYFSDPAAADQSCDAAGGEGSTDVTALAILALLDQSADEVNQEAILGAVDFLAATQGDDGAWGDGGEIGANANSTGLAGLALGVLGELDENPAGIGFEPEAAAAWLRQHQVNEIASCRSQLNGDQGALAYDDAALAAGRTDGITEDTTYQWQLATAQAFPALQWTLAAEGRPGMRADSGRQRSGGTMSVLVAGLAPGETGCLVGGQQPVFVTADLDGQTTATVRVPVGTALRNLYLGTTGRSSVKISYWSLAAKRFGLTSTATVRQNGQVAVKVSGLAPGEPFTLSYHGRVRGTGKADANGRASFAFRGGSTLGRWEFAIVGQYADRFVKSTFTVVR; from the coding sequence ATGTCCCTGCGTCACCTGATCGGCCCCCGAGCCGGCGCGCTCGCCGTCGCCGCGGTCGCGGCCACGGCCACCACGGCGGCCCTGCTGCCCCCGCTCACGGCGTCCGCCGCCACCCCGGCGGTCACCGCCGTCACCGAGGACGGCTACGACACCGCGCCCGCCGAGGCGGCCGCCGCCTGGCTCACCGCCCAGCTCGCCGAGGGTGACGGGGTCCTCCAGACCAGCTACGGCCCCAACACGAGCGCCACGGTCGACGCCGGCCGCAGCTTCTACTACGCGGGCGACGACGAGGCGGTCGCCGCGGTGACCGACGCCGTCGAGCCGCTCGCCGCGTCGTACACCGGCGACAACGGCTTCGGCACCCTCGTCAGCGCGGGCGGCACGGCCAAGCTCCTCACGCTGGTGCAGTACGCCGGGGGTGACGCGACGTCGTACGGCGACGTGGACCTGGTCGAGCGCCTCGAGGGCCAGGTCACCGTCGACGGCCCGGCCGAGGGCCGCATCTTCGACACGTTCGACCCCGAGAACGAGTTCGCGGCCGACTACGCCAACGGCTTCGGCCAGGCGTTCGCGGTCGAGGCGCTGAACAGCGCCGGCAGCGACCTCGCGCCCCTCGCCACCGCGTTCCTGCTCGAGCAGCAGTGCGCCGACGGCGGCTTCCGCCTCTACTTCTCCGACCCGGCCGCCGCCGACCAGTCCTGCGACGCCGCCGGCGGGGAGGGCAGCACCGACGTGACGGCGCTCGCGATCCTCGCGCTGCTCGACCAGTCCGCGGACGAGGTCAACCAGGAGGCGATCCTCGGCGCGGTCGACTTCCTCGCGGCCACGCAGGGTGACGACGGCGCGTGGGGCGACGGTGGCGAGATCGGCGCCAACGCCAACAGCACCGGCCTCGCCGGCCTCGCGCTCGGCGTGCTCGGCGAGCTCGACGAGAACCCCGCCGGCATCGGCTTCGAGCCGGAGGCCGCGGCCGCCTGGCTGCGCCAGCACCAGGTGAACGAGATTGCCTCGTGCCGCTCGCAGCTGAACGGCGACCAGGGCGCGCTCGCCTACGACGACGCCGCGCTCGCGGCCGGCCGCACCGACGGCATCACCGAGGACACGACCTACCAGTGGCAGCTCGCCACCGCCCAGGCGTTCCCGGCGCTGCAGTGGACGCTCGCCGCCGAGGGTCGTCCCGGCATGCGCGCCGACTCGGGTCGTCAGCGCTCCGGCGGCACCATGTCGGTGCTCGTCGCGGGGCTCGCCCCGGGCGAGACCGGCTGCCTCGTCGGTGGTCAGCAGCCCGTGTTCGTGACGGCCGACCTCGACGGCCAGACCACGGCCACCGTCCGCGTGCCGGTGGGCACCGCGCTGCGCAACCTCTACCTGGGCACCACCGGCCGCTCGTCGGTGAAGATCTCGTACTGGTCGCTCGCCGCCAAGCGCTTCGGCCTGACGTCGACCGCGACCGTGCGCCAGAACGGCCAGGTGGCCGTCAAGGTCAGCGGGCTCGCGCCCGGCGAGCCGTTCACGCTCAGCTACCACGGCCGCGTCCGCGGCACCGGCAAGGCGGACGCCAACGGACGCGCCTCCTTCGCCTTCCGCGGCGGCAGCACGCTCGGCCGGTGGGAGTTCGCGATCGTCGGCCAGTACGCGGACCGCTTCGTGAAGTCCACCTTCACCGTCGTCAGGTGA
- the gatB gene encoding Asp-tRNA(Asn)/Glu-tRNA(Gln) amidotransferase subunit GatB — translation MSADTLVDFDEALTRYEPALGLEVHVELNTATKMFCGCPATFGGEPNTQVCPTCLGLPGAMPAVNGKAVEAAIRIGLALNCDIAEWCRFARKNYFYPDMPKNFQTSQYDEPIAFDGHMDVDVDGETFRVEIERAHMEEDTGKSTHVGGATGRIHGADHSLVDYNRAGIPLIEIVTRPILGAGDKAPAVARAYVQQLRDLILALGVSEARMDQGNLRADVNLSLAPAGSGTLGTRSETKNVNSFRSIERAVRFEVSRHAAVLDGGGTVVQETRHFHEDTGITTSGREKSDAEDYRYFPEPDLVPVAPSREWVEELRATLPENPTAKRARLQGEWGFTDLEMRDTVGAGAFGLVEATIAEGAAPQAARKWWVAELARRAKDAGVELAEVGVTPAQVAATQALVDAGTINDKLARQVFDGLLAGEGTPEEVVAARGLAIVSDDGALGAAVDKAIEANPDVAQKIRDGKHAAAGALIGAVMKEMRGQADAGRVRELVLERLA, via the coding sequence ATGAGCGCCGACACCCTGGTCGACTTCGACGAGGCGCTGACGCGGTACGAGCCGGCGCTGGGCCTCGAGGTCCACGTCGAGCTCAACACGGCGACGAAGATGTTCTGTGGCTGCCCGGCGACCTTCGGCGGCGAGCCCAACACGCAGGTCTGCCCGACCTGCCTCGGCCTGCCGGGCGCCATGCCCGCGGTCAACGGCAAGGCCGTCGAGGCCGCGATCCGGATCGGTCTCGCGCTCAACTGCGACATCGCGGAGTGGTGCCGCTTCGCCCGGAAGAACTACTTCTACCCGGACATGCCGAAGAACTTCCAGACGTCGCAGTACGACGAGCCCATCGCCTTCGACGGCCACATGGACGTCGACGTGGACGGCGAGACGTTCCGGGTCGAGATCGAGCGCGCCCACATGGAGGAGGACACCGGCAAGTCGACCCACGTGGGCGGCGCGACGGGCCGCATCCACGGGGCCGACCACTCGCTGGTCGACTACAACCGCGCCGGCATCCCGCTCATCGAGATCGTCACGCGGCCGATCCTGGGCGCGGGCGACAAGGCCCCCGCGGTGGCGCGGGCCTACGTGCAGCAGCTGCGCGACCTCATCCTGGCGCTGGGCGTCTCCGAGGCCCGGATGGACCAGGGCAACCTGCGTGCCGACGTGAACCTCTCGCTCGCGCCCGCCGGCTCGGGCACGCTCGGCACGCGCAGCGAGACGAAGAACGTCAACTCGTTCCGCTCGATCGAGCGGGCCGTGCGCTTCGAGGTCTCCCGCCACGCCGCGGTGCTCGACGGCGGCGGCACGGTCGTGCAGGAGACGCGTCACTTCCACGAGGACACCGGCATCACCACGTCGGGCCGCGAGAAGTCGGACGCGGAGGACTACCGCTACTTCCCCGAGCCCGACCTGGTGCCGGTCGCGCCCAGCCGGGAGTGGGTGGAGGAGCTCCGTGCCACGCTGCCGGAGAACCCGACGGCCAAGCGCGCCCGCCTCCAGGGCGAGTGGGGCTTCACCGACCTCGAGATGCGCGACACCGTCGGCGCCGGCGCGTTCGGCCTCGTCGAGGCGACGATCGCGGAGGGTGCCGCTCCCCAGGCCGCGCGCAAGTGGTGGGTCGCCGAGCTCGCCCGCCGGGCGAAGGACGCGGGCGTCGAGCTCGCCGAGGTCGGCGTGACGCCCGCCCAGGTCGCGGCCACCCAGGCGCTCGTGGACGCCGGCACGATCAACGACAAGCTCGCCCGCCAGGTCTTCGACGGCCTCCTCGCCGGCGAGGGGACGCCGGAGGAGGTCGTCGCGGCCCGTGGCCTCGCGATCGTCTCCGACGACGGCGCGCTCGGCGCGGCGGTCGACAAGGCGATCGAGGCGAACCCCGACGTGGCGCAGAAGATCCGCGACGGCAAGCACGCCGCCGCGGGTGCCCTCATCGGTGCCGTGATGAAGGAGATGCGCGGCCAGGCCGACGCCGGCCGGGTCCGCGAGCTGGTGCTCGAGCGGCTGGCCTGA
- the gatA gene encoding Asp-tRNA(Asn)/Glu-tRNA(Gln) amidotransferase subunit GatA, producing MSAATTDWTRRTAAELADALAAGEVTSVELTQAHLDRIAAVDGDASSGVHAFLHVDAEGALAQARASDERRAAGAPLHALDGVPIAVKDVLATTGLPTTCGSRILEGWVPPYDASVVARLKAAGLPILGKTNMDEFAMGSSTEHSAYGPTRNPWDLTRIPGGSGGGSAAAVAAYEAPLAIGTDTGGSIRQPGAVTGTVGVKPTYGAVSRYGLVALANSLDQVGPVTRTVLDSALLQDLIGGHDPRDSTSIPQELPSLVDAARQGATGDLTGLKVGVVKELSGDGWQPGVKARFDETVALLVDAGAEVVEVSCPNIVHAIAAYYLVLPAECSSNLAKFDAMRYGRRVLPEGVDAPSAEEVMRASRDAGFGDEVKRRIIIGTYALSSGYYDAYYGQAQKIRTLIARDFDAAFEQVDVLVSPTAPTTAFKLGEKLDDPLAMYAGDLATIPANLAGIPGISVPAGLADEDGLPVGFQVLAPAMADDRVYRVGAAVEALLARTWGGALLAQAPELEEVAR from the coding sequence GTGAGCGCCGCGACCACCGACTGGACCCGCCGTACCGCGGCCGAGCTGGCCGACGCGCTGGCCGCCGGCGAGGTCACCTCGGTCGAGCTGACGCAGGCCCACCTCGACCGGATCGCGGCCGTCGACGGCGACGCCTCCTCGGGTGTCCACGCCTTCCTCCACGTCGACGCCGAGGGCGCCCTCGCGCAGGCCCGCGCCTCCGACGAGCGCCGCGCGGCGGGTGCCCCGCTCCACGCCCTCGACGGCGTGCCGATCGCCGTGAAGGACGTGCTCGCGACCACCGGCCTCCCCACGACGTGCGGCTCGCGCATCCTCGAGGGCTGGGTGCCGCCGTACGACGCCTCGGTCGTCGCCAGGCTGAAGGCCGCCGGCCTGCCGATCCTCGGCAAGACCAACATGGACGAGTTCGCCATGGGCTCCTCCACCGAGCACTCGGCCTACGGCCCGACCCGCAACCCGTGGGACCTGACCCGCATCCCGGGCGGCTCGGGCGGCGGCTCGGCGGCCGCGGTCGCGGCGTACGAGGCCCCCCTCGCCATCGGCACCGACACCGGCGGCTCGATCCGGCAGCCGGGCGCGGTCACGGGCACGGTGGGCGTGAAGCCGACGTACGGCGCGGTGTCGCGCTACGGCCTCGTCGCGCTGGCCAACTCGCTCGACCAGGTCGGTCCGGTGACGCGCACGGTGCTCGACTCGGCGCTGCTGCAGGACCTGATCGGCGGCCACGACCCGCGCGACTCCACGAGCATCCCGCAGGAGCTCCCCAGCCTGGTCGACGCCGCCCGCCAGGGCGCCACCGGCGACCTGACCGGCCTCAAGGTCGGCGTCGTGAAGGAGCTGAGCGGCGACGGCTGGCAGCCCGGCGTGAAGGCCCGCTTCGACGAGACCGTCGCGCTGCTGGTGGACGCCGGTGCCGAGGTGGTCGAGGTGAGCTGCCCGAACATCGTGCACGCCATCGCGGCCTACTACCTGGTGCTCCCCGCGGAGTGCTCGTCCAACCTCGCGAAATTCGACGCGATGCGCTACGGCCGGCGCGTGCTGCCCGAGGGCGTCGATGCGCCCAGCGCCGAGGAGGTCATGCGCGCGAGCCGCGACGCCGGCTTCGGCGACGAGGTGAAGCGCCGCATCATCATCGGCACCTACGCGCTGTCGTCGGGCTACTACGACGCCTACTACGGCCAGGCGCAGAAGATCCGCACGCTCATCGCCCGCGACTTCGACGCGGCGTTCGAGCAGGTCGACGTGCTCGTCAGCCCGACGGCGCCGACGACGGCGTTCAAGCTGGGCGAGAAGCTGGACGACCCGCTGGCGATGTACGCCGGCGACCTCGCCACGATCCCCGCCAACCTGGCCGGCATCCCGGGCATCTCCGTGCCCGCCGGTCTCGCCGACGAGGACGGCCTGCCGGTCGGCTTCCAGGTGCTGGCGCCGGCGATGGCCGACGACCGGGTCTACCGGGTGGGGGCGGCGGTCGAGGCACTGCTGGCACGCACGTGGGGCGGGGCCTTGCTCGCGCAGGCCCCCGAGCTGGAGGAGGTCGCCCGATGA
- the gatC gene encoding Asp-tRNA(Asn)/Glu-tRNA(Gln) amidotransferase subunit GatC: MPDTPPSLTREDVAHLADLARIDLSDAELDHLAPQLSVILESVASIQGVAGDDVPPTSHPIPMTNVFREDVVVPGLTAEQALSGAPAVEEQRFSVPRILGDEQ, encoded by the coding sequence ATGCCCGACACACCTCCGTCGCTGACGCGTGAGGACGTGGCGCACCTCGCCGACCTCGCCCGCATCGACCTGTCCGACGCCGAGCTCGACCACCTGGCGCCCCAGCTCTCCGTGATCCTGGAGTCCGTGGCGTCGATCCAGGGCGTGGCCGGCGACGACGTGCCGCCGACGTCGCACCCCATCCCGATGACCAACGTCTTCCGCGAGGACGTCGTGGTCCCGGGCCTCACGGCCGAGCAGGCGCTCTCCGGCGCGCCGGCCGTGGAGGAGCAGCGCTTCAGCGTGCCGCGGATCCTGGGGGACGAGCAGTGA
- a CDS encoding SigE family RNA polymerase sigma factor encodes MPPGTSRAPSDQEFSDLVRTAWPSLYRTAYLLLGDHGQAEDLVQTALARTYARWGSVRDVAAAPAYARRVVVTTATTWFRRRGFRGETPTDVLPEQAGADGRVEERLDLVAALATLPRRQRAVVVLRFYEDLSVSETGAVLGISEGTVKSQTSHALDKLRAALPATLASLPTPSAPSTPEDSRA; translated from the coding sequence ATGCCACCAGGGACGTCTCGGGCACCGTCCGACCAGGAGTTCAGCGACCTCGTCCGCACCGCGTGGCCGTCGCTCTACCGCACCGCCTACCTGCTGCTGGGCGACCACGGCCAGGCCGAGGACCTCGTGCAGACGGCGCTCGCGCGCACCTACGCCCGGTGGGGCTCGGTGCGCGACGTGGCCGCGGCCCCGGCGTACGCGCGCCGGGTCGTCGTGACGACCGCGACCACGTGGTTCCGTCGTCGCGGCTTCCGCGGCGAGACCCCCACCGACGTGCTCCCCGAGCAGGCCGGTGCCGACGGCCGCGTCGAGGAGCGGCTCGACCTCGTCGCCGCCCTGGCCACGCTCCCCCGTCGGCAGCGAGCCGTCGTGGTGCTGCGGTTCTACGAGGACCTCTCCGTCAGCGAGACCGGCGCGGTGCTCGGGATCAGCGAGGGCACGGTCAAGAGCCAGACCTCGCACGCGCTCGACAAGCTCCGGGCCGCGCTGCCCGCGACCCTCGCCAGCCTTCCCACGCCCTCGGCCCCCTCGACCCCGGAGGACTCCCGTGCCTGA
- the ligA gene encoding NAD-dependent DNA ligase LigA produces MSDAEVPEPAPVTPASEDARERHRELAEQVEDARWRYYVLDQPTLSDADFDARMRELESLEEAHPELRTPDSPTQRVGGAVSTEFTAVDHLERMMSLDNAFTLDELASWHARLGRDGVESPALLCELKVDGLAINLLYEDGRLVRALTRGDGRTGEDVTPNVKTIDSIPHRLTDTDEFPVPELVEVRGEIFLPVDAFERLNVAMTEAGKQVFANPRNAAAGSLRQKDPRVTATRALGMVCHGIGARRGFEPVTQSQAYTALAAWGLPVSPRVEVVPDLAGVQKYVERYGAERHSVEHEIDGVVVKVDDVALQRRLGSTSRAPRWAIAFKYPPEEVNAKLLDILVNTGRTGRVTPFGLMEPTRVAGSTVEMATLHNAHEVRRKDVRPGDTVILRKAGDVIPEIVGPVLDLRPPDLPEWVMPTKCPACGTPLAQQKEGDKDLRCPNHEKCPAQVRERVFHVAGRGAFDIEGLGYEAAIALLGVDGFTNEGDVFRIDEALLLRTELFTRAPKKGEEGRQLTANGVKLLANLDKAKDVPLWRVLVALSIRHVGPTAARALATEFGSMEAIRAASLEDLAAAEGVGPTIAEAVIEWFGDADDPDNWHAAIVDTWAADGVRMADERDESTPRTLEGLTVVVTGSLVDFSRDSAKEAILSHGGKAAGSVSKKTDFVVVGENAGTKAEKAEQLKVPILDEDGFKQLLAEGPGPFRA; encoded by the coding sequence ATGAGCGATGCCGAGGTCCCCGAGCCCGCGCCGGTGACGCCTGCGTCGGAGGACGCCCGGGAGCGTCACCGTGAGCTGGCGGAGCAGGTGGAGGACGCCCGCTGGCGTTACTACGTGCTGGACCAGCCGACCCTCTCCGACGCCGACTTCGACGCCCGCATGCGCGAGCTGGAGTCGCTGGAGGAGGCACACCCCGAGCTGCGCACGCCCGACTCGCCCACCCAGCGCGTCGGCGGAGCGGTCTCGACGGAGTTCACGGCCGTCGACCACCTCGAGCGCATGATGAGCCTCGACAACGCGTTCACGCTCGACGAGCTGGCGTCGTGGCACGCGCGTCTGGGTCGCGACGGCGTCGAGTCGCCCGCGCTGCTCTGCGAGCTGAAGGTCGACGGCCTCGCCATCAACCTGCTCTACGAGGACGGTCGCCTGGTGCGGGCCCTCACCCGCGGTGACGGGCGCACGGGCGAGGACGTCACGCCCAACGTGAAGACGATCGACTCGATCCCGCACCGCCTGACGGACACGGACGAGTTCCCGGTGCCGGAGCTCGTCGAGGTGCGGGGCGAGATCTTCCTGCCGGTGGACGCCTTCGAGCGCCTCAATGTCGCGATGACCGAGGCGGGCAAGCAGGTGTTCGCCAACCCCCGCAACGCCGCCGCGGGGTCGCTGCGCCAGAAGGATCCCCGCGTCACCGCCACCCGGGCGCTCGGCATGGTCTGCCACGGCATCGGCGCGCGCCGCGGCTTCGAGCCGGTGACGCAGTCGCAGGCCTACACCGCGCTCGCCGCCTGGGGTCTCCCCGTCTCCCCCCGGGTCGAGGTGGTGCCCGACCTGGCGGGTGTGCAGAAGTACGTCGAGAGGTACGGCGCGGAGCGGCACTCCGTCGAGCACGAGATCGACGGCGTGGTGGTCAAGGTGGACGACGTGGCGCTGCAGCGCCGCCTCGGGTCGACCAGCCGTGCGCCGCGCTGGGCGATCGCGTTCAAGTACCCGCCGGAGGAGGTCAACGCCAAGCTTCTCGACATCCTCGTCAACACGGGTCGCACAGGTCGGGTCACCCCGTTCGGCCTCATGGAGCCGACCCGCGTGGCCGGGTCGACCGTCGAGATGGCGACCCTCCACAACGCGCACGAGGTGCGCCGCAAGGACGTGCGTCCCGGAGACACCGTCATCCTCCGCAAGGCGGGCGACGTGATCCCCGAGATCGTCGGCCCGGTCCTCGACCTCCGTCCGCCGGACCTCCCGGAATGGGTGATGCCGACGAAGTGCCCCGCCTGCGGCACCCCGCTCGCCCAGCAGAAGGAGGGCGACAAGGACCTCCGCTGCCCCAACCACGAGAAGTGCCCCGCCCAGGTGCGCGAGCGCGTCTTCCACGTCGCGGGCCGGGGTGCGTTCGACATCGAGGGGCTGGGATACGAGGCGGCGATCGCGCTCCTCGGCGTGGACGGGTTCACCAACGAGGGCGACGTCTTCCGCATCGACGAGGCGCTGCTGCTGCGCACCGAGCTCTTCACCCGCGCACCGAAGAAGGGGGAGGAGGGGCGTCAGCTCACCGCCAACGGCGTGAAGCTCCTCGCCAACCTCGACAAGGCGAAGGACGTGCCGCTGTGGCGCGTGCTCGTGGCGCTGTCGATCCGCCACGTCGGGCCGACGGCGGCCCGGGCCCTGGCCACGGAGTTCGGCTCCATGGAGGCCATCCGCGCCGCGAGCCTCGAGGACCTGGCGGCGGCCGAGGGCGTGGGTCCGACGATCGCCGAGGCCGTCATCGAGTGGTTCGGCGACGCCGACGACCCCGACAACTGGCACGCCGCGATCGTGGACACGTGGGCCGCCGACGGCGTCCGCATGGCCGACGAGCGCGACGAGTCGACGCCCCGCACGCTGGAGGGCCTCACGGTCGTCGTCACGGGGTCGCTCGTCGACTTCAGCCGCGACTCCGCGAAGGAGGCGATCCTTTCCCACGGCGGCAAGGCCGCGGGCTCGGTGTCGAAGAAGACCGACTTCGTCGTCGTGGGCGAGAACGCGGGCACGAAGGCCGAGAAGGCCGAGCAGCTCAAGGTGCCGATCCTCGACGAGGACGGCTTCAAGCAGCTCCTCGCCGAGGGCCCGGGTCCGTTCCGCGCCTAG
- a CDS encoding class I SAM-dependent methyltransferase, translating into MPDPIFDHPRLARVYDALEGDRSDLDAYVDLVRDDGARRVLDVGCGTGTFACRVAADGIAVVGVDPAAASVAVARGKPGGDAVTWIVGTVPDVAVDASYRAWFDLATMTANVAQVFVEDVDWLTTLRAVHRCLRPGGLLAFETRKPADRAWERWTKERSHQVVDTAEDGAVEDWVEVTSVDGALVTFESPTVFRADGERIESTSTLRFRDEDELCATLVAAGFVDLDLGDLPRAPERGWLVRARSAPRPGA; encoded by the coding sequence ATGCCGGACCCGATCTTCGACCATCCCCGACTGGCGCGGGTCTACGACGCTCTCGAAGGTGACCGCTCGGACCTGGACGCCTATGTCGACCTCGTCCGGGACGACGGGGCGCGGAGAGTGCTCGATGTCGGGTGCGGCACGGGCACGTTCGCCTGCCGCGTCGCGGCCGACGGCATCGCCGTCGTCGGTGTCGATCCGGCTGCAGCCTCCGTCGCGGTGGCCCGCGGCAAGCCGGGTGGGGACGCAGTCACCTGGATCGTGGGCACGGTGCCGGACGTGGCTGTCGACGCGTCGTACCGCGCCTGGTTCGATCTCGCCACGATGACCGCGAACGTCGCCCAGGTGTTCGTCGAGGACGTGGACTGGCTGACCACGTTGCGGGCGGTCCACCGCTGCCTGCGCCCCGGCGGGCTCCTGGCCTTCGAGACGCGCAAGCCCGCAGATCGGGCCTGGGAGCGATGGACGAAGGAGAGGTCGCACCAGGTCGTCGACACCGCGGAGGATGGCGCCGTGGAGGACTGGGTGGAGGTCACCTCGGTGGACGGGGCGCTGGTCACGTTCGAGTCGCCGACCGTCTTCCGCGCAGACGGGGAGCGCATCGAGTCGACGAGCACCCTGCGGTTCCGCGACGAGGACGAGCTGTGCGCCACGCTCGTCGCCGCAGGCTTCGTGGACCTCGACCTCGGGGACCTGCCCCGGGCCCCCGAGCGCGGGTGGCTCGTCCGCGCGCGCTCGGCGCCGCGACCTGGGGCCTGA
- a CDS encoding TetR/AcrR family transcriptional regulator, producing the protein MSLRRPACRPRVEGDREQEIRDATAEVLAEVGYDRLTMDAVAKAAQASKATLYRRWETKASLVLDTLCTLKAGPETPIDTGSLRGDLIAAFGAPTGFVNDKALTIFSSVLTAIATDEELAAGFRERFLGPKLVISHEIYARAKERGEIRADLDLDLLEPALPGIVMHRALVLGEPPTRELVVRVIDEIILPAATRRADDPVRTP; encoded by the coding sequence ATGAGCCTGCGCCGTCCCGCCTGCCGCCCCCGTGTCGAGGGGGACCGCGAGCAGGAGATCCGGGACGCCACGGCGGAGGTGCTCGCGGAGGTGGGCTACGACCGTCTCACCATGGACGCCGTCGCGAAGGCCGCCCAGGCCTCCAAGGCGACGCTCTACCGCCGGTGGGAGACCAAGGCCAGCCTGGTGCTCGACACGCTCTGCACCCTCAAGGCCGGTCCTGAGACGCCCATCGACACCGGATCGCTGCGCGGCGACCTCATCGCCGCCTTCGGCGCCCCGACGGGCTTCGTCAACGACAAGGCGCTGACGATCTTCTCGAGCGTCCTCACCGCCATCGCCACGGACGAGGAGCTGGCCGCGGGCTTCCGCGAGCGGTTCCTCGGCCCGAAGCTCGTCATCAGCCACGAGATCTATGCCCGCGCGAAGGAGCGCGGCGAGATCCGGGCCGACCTCGACCTCGACCTCCTCGAGCCCGCCCTCCCGGGCATCGTCATGCACCGGGCCCTCGTGCTCGGCGAGCCCCCCACGCGGGAGCTCGTCGTGCGCGTGATCGACGAGATCATCCTGCCGGCCGCCACCCGCCGGGCGGACGACCCCGTCCGCACGCCCTGA